The following proteins are co-located in the Labrys monachus genome:
- a CDS encoding aldo/keto reductase: MEYRFLGRSGLKISVLTMGTFTFGGKGPFAMVGSQGVKDARRLVDLCIDAGVNLFDTSNMYSNGLSEEILGEVLAKGKRGDVLISSKARMRIGDGPNDEGVSRYHVIRECERSLKRLRTDVIDIYYMHEWDGVTPLEEMLEALDTLVTQGKVRYIGCSNYSGWHIMKALGVSDRDRRQRFVTQQIHYTLEAREAEYELLPIAVDQGLGVLVWSPLAGGLLSGKHRRGKEAPVGSRQNAGWTEPPIRDYDRLWTIVDALVEIGEARGVSAAQVALAWLLGRPAIASLVIGGRNEEQFEQNFRAVGLKLTAEERGRLDEVSAIPMIYPYWHQQNFARDRFGAGDRALHGEG; this comes from the coding sequence ATGGAATATCGATTTCTCGGCCGATCGGGCCTGAAAATTTCTGTTTTGACGATGGGAACGTTCACTTTCGGCGGCAAGGGGCCGTTCGCCATGGTCGGCAGCCAGGGCGTGAAGGACGCCCGCCGCCTCGTCGACCTGTGCATCGACGCCGGCGTCAACCTGTTCGACACCTCGAACATGTATTCGAACGGCCTGTCCGAGGAGATCCTCGGCGAGGTGCTCGCCAAGGGCAAGCGCGGCGACGTGCTGATCTCGTCGAAGGCCCGCATGCGCATTGGCGACGGGCCGAACGACGAGGGCGTCTCGCGCTATCACGTCATCCGCGAATGCGAGCGCAGCCTCAAACGCCTCAGGACCGACGTCATCGATATCTACTACATGCATGAATGGGACGGCGTCACCCCGCTGGAGGAGATGCTGGAGGCGCTCGACACCCTGGTGACCCAGGGCAAGGTCCGCTATATCGGCTGCTCCAACTATTCCGGCTGGCACATCATGAAGGCGCTCGGCGTTAGCGACCGCGACCGCCGGCAGCGCTTCGTCACCCAGCAGATCCATTACACGCTCGAGGCACGCGAGGCCGAATACGAGCTGCTGCCGATCGCGGTGGACCAGGGGCTGGGCGTGCTGGTCTGGAGCCCGCTCGCCGGCGGCCTCCTCTCCGGCAAGCACCGCCGCGGCAAGGAGGCGCCGGTGGGCTCGCGCCAGAACGCCGGCTGGACCGAGCCGCCGATCCGCGATTACGATAGGCTCTGGACCATCGTGGACGCGCTTGTCGAGATCGGCGAGGCCCGCGGCGTTTCGGCCGCGCAGGTCGCGCTCGCCTGGCTGTTGGGGCGCCCGGCCATCGCCTCGCTCGTCATCGGCGGGCGCAACGAGGAGCAGTTCGAGCAGAATTTCCGGGCGGTCGGCCTGAAGCTGACGGCGGAGGAACGCGGGCGCCTCGACGAGGTCAGCGCCATTCCCATGATCTATCCCTATTGGCACCAGCAGAATTTCGCCAGGGACCGCTTCGGTGCCGGCGACCGCGCGCTGCACGGGGAAGGCTGA
- a CDS encoding ABC transporter permease: MVTNEAPPAASRKRPRLLGGDMSEIAIIVVFLAIVLYLSFTTSSFLSTPNIMSILVASSLIAIVACGQTFVIITGGIDLSSGSVVALSGVLTGLALHANVPIPAAVLLGILVGLACGLFNGFSVTYLNMNPFIVTLAAMAMARGLAFIIPNGQTVFGFDDAFDAIGGGLVGYLPIAGLVAAAALVIGAFVLTKTVFGREVYSVGGNREAAVMAGIPVRRTLMLVYLISGGLAGLGGIILTGRLDSAQPIAANGLELNAIAAVVIGGASLFGGRGSMLGTILGVLLIGVINNGLTLNNVEPFWVQFIQGAVIFLAVLFDSLNQRRRSG, encoded by the coding sequence ATGGTCACAAACGAAGCCCCGCCGGCGGCCAGCCGGAAGAGACCGCGCCTCCTCGGCGGCGACATGAGCGAGATCGCGATCATCGTGGTCTTCCTCGCGATCGTGCTCTATCTGTCGTTCACGACCTCGTCCTTCCTGTCGACGCCCAACATCATGTCGATCCTGGTGGCGAGCTCGCTGATCGCCATCGTCGCCTGCGGCCAGACCTTCGTGATCATCACCGGCGGCATCGACCTGTCCTCGGGCTCGGTGGTGGCGCTTTCGGGGGTGCTGACCGGCCTCGCGCTCCATGCCAATGTGCCGATCCCGGCCGCCGTCCTGCTCGGCATCCTGGTCGGGCTCGCCTGCGGGCTCTTCAACGGGTTTTCGGTCACCTATCTCAACATGAACCCGTTCATCGTCACCCTGGCGGCGATGGCGATGGCACGCGGCCTCGCCTTCATCATCCCCAACGGGCAGACGGTGTTCGGCTTCGACGATGCCTTCGACGCCATCGGCGGCGGGCTCGTCGGCTATCTGCCGATCGCCGGCCTGGTGGCGGCGGCCGCACTCGTCATCGGCGCCTTCGTCCTCACCAAGACGGTGTTCGGCCGCGAGGTCTATTCGGTCGGCGGCAACCGCGAGGCGGCGGTGATGGCGGGCATCCCCGTCCGGCGCACGCTGATGCTCGTCTATCTCATCTCCGGCGGCCTCGCCGGCCTCGGCGGCATCATCCTCACGGGCCGGCTCGATTCGGCCCAGCCGATCGCCGCCAACGGCCTCGAACTCAACGCCATCGCCGCGGTGGTCATCGGCGGCGCCTCGCTGTTCGGCGGCCGCGGCAGCATGCTCGGCACCATCCTGGGCGTGCTGCTGATCGGCGTGATCAACAACGGCCTCACCCTCAACAATGTCGAGCCGTTCTGGGTGCAGTTCATCCAGGGCGCGGTGATCTTCCTCGCCGTCCTCTTCGATTCGCTCAACCAGCGCCGCCGCAGCGGCTGA
- a CDS encoding response regulator transcription factor → MLVMIAEDDGLHRAFARGIIEQLWAGDVEVIEAANGNEAMDLANRRTPPCVVLDLQLPKVTGIEVARAIWSRRADTNILFWSNFADEAYVRGVARIVPPGSVYGYVLKSASEEGMRSALRGVFREGHCIIDREIRGIQHRVQDRREGITDSEYESLIDIALGLTDKAIAARRGLSTRGAQSRIQHLYDKLDLTGAGEGDSAPIFNSRTRAIYIALSRGLINIDALRREQHQFDAWLAGPGRAAK, encoded by the coding sequence ATGCTTGTGATGATAGCCGAGGACGACGGGCTGCATCGGGCGTTTGCACGCGGGATCATCGAGCAGCTCTGGGCCGGCGACGTCGAGGTGATCGAGGCGGCCAACGGCAACGAAGCCATGGACCTGGCGAACCGGCGGACGCCGCCCTGCGTCGTGCTCGACCTGCAGCTGCCCAAGGTGACGGGCATCGAGGTCGCCCGCGCCATCTGGAGCCGGCGTGCCGACACCAACATCCTGTTCTGGTCCAATTTCGCCGACGAGGCCTATGTCCGAGGGGTGGCACGCATCGTGCCGCCGGGCTCCGTCTATGGCTATGTCCTCAAATCGGCCTCGGAGGAGGGCATGCGCTCGGCGCTGCGCGGCGTCTTCCGCGAGGGCCACTGCATCATCGACCGGGAAATCAGGGGCATCCAGCATCGCGTGCAGGATCGGCGCGAAGGCATCACCGACAGCGAGTATGAAAGCCTGATCGACATCGCCCTCGGCCTCACGGACAAGGCCATCGCGGCGCGCCGCGGCCTGTCGACGCGCGGCGCCCAGAGCCGCATCCAGCATCTCTACGACAAGCTCGACCTCACCGGCGCGGGCGAGGGGGACAGTGCGCCGATCTTCAATTCGCGCACGCGGGCCATCTACATCGCCCTCTCGCGCGGGCTGATCAACATCGATGCCCTCCGGCGCGAGCAGCACCAGTTCGACGCCTGGCTCGCCGGGCCCGGGCGTGCGGCGAAATAG
- a CDS encoding dihydroxyacetone kinase subunit DhaK: protein MKKVMNSPVSYVDDMLSGLCLAHERHFRQPERRVIVRAGGAVKGKVGIVTGGGSGHLPIFTGYIGPGLLDACAIGDVFASPSADQMASAMRHADGGAGVLRLYGNYGGDVMNFDMAGEMLEMEDIASTTVLLADDVASAPAAEAEKRRGVAGMVFAFKAAGARAEERATLDEVTASAQKTADACRSIGFALTPCIVPQAGAPTFNLAEDEMEMGMGIHGEPGIWRDKLKTADEITDEMVDHLLDDVPLGRGERIALLVNSLGATPLEELYIMYRRIRERFDDRGVTIVSPLVGRYATSMEMAGATLTLCRLDSEIERLLAAPCDCPFWKI from the coding sequence ATGAAAAAGGTCATGAATTCGCCCGTCAGCTATGTGGACGACATGCTGTCCGGCCTGTGCCTGGCGCATGAGCGCCACTTCCGGCAGCCGGAGCGGCGGGTCATCGTCCGGGCCGGCGGTGCGGTGAAGGGCAAGGTCGGCATCGTCACCGGCGGCGGCTCGGGGCACCTGCCGATCTTCACCGGCTATATCGGGCCGGGCCTGCTCGACGCCTGCGCCATCGGCGACGTCTTCGCCTCGCCCTCGGCCGACCAGATGGCGAGCGCCATGCGCCATGCCGACGGCGGCGCCGGCGTGCTCCGGCTCTACGGCAATTACGGCGGCGACGTCATGAATTTCGACATGGCCGGCGAGATGCTGGAGATGGAGGACATCGCCTCGACCACCGTGCTGCTCGCCGACGACGTCGCCTCGGCGCCGGCGGCGGAAGCCGAGAAGCGGCGCGGCGTGGCGGGTATGGTGTTCGCCTTCAAGGCAGCCGGCGCCCGCGCCGAGGAGCGCGCCACCCTCGACGAGGTCACGGCGTCGGCGCAGAAGACGGCCGACGCCTGCCGCTCGATCGGCTTCGCCCTCACGCCCTGCATCGTGCCGCAGGCCGGCGCCCCCACCTTCAACCTCGCCGAGGACGAGATGGAGATGGGCATGGGCATCCATGGCGAGCCCGGGATCTGGCGCGACAAGCTGAAGACGGCGGACGAGATCACCGACGAGATGGTCGACCACCTGCTGGACGACGTGCCGCTCGGCCGGGGAGAGCGCATCGCGCTACTGGTCAATTCGCTCGGCGCGACGCCGCTGGAAGAACTCTACATCATGTATCGGCGCATCCGCGAACGCTTCGACGACAGGGGCGTGACCATCGTCTCGCCGCTGGTCGGCCGCTACGCGACGTCGATGGAGATGGCGGGCGCCACCCTCACGCTCTGCCGCCTCGACAGCGAGATCGAGCGGCTGCTCGCCGCGCCCTGCGACTGCCCCTTCTGGAAAATCTGA
- a CDS encoding sugar ABC transporter ATP-binding protein gives MPRILDMANVSKAFLGVTVLSDVSLSLDEGEVLGIVGENGAGKSTLMKVLAGIYQPDQGTIRLGTAAFSPQNPRQALEAGIIVVHQELSLFPDQSVAENIFAGTLPRTGLGTVRSGALMQQARAVLAQVGLDIPPSAKIRSLSLAQRQLVEIGRALSRKARVIVMDEPTATLTSHEVESLFGTVAKLKAQGVGIIFISHHLDEVFKVSDRIAVMRDGRCVDTRATPQWTEETMVQAMVNRPIDSFFPKQDITLGPSLLDVEGLSSAGHFDGVSFTVRAGEIYGLAGLVGAGRTEVLKALFGALPISAGRIRVAGEAYRPHSPRRSLRSGIVLTPEDRKLEGLVLAFSIRQNIAMSTLNALSWLGIMSARKVQRLAETSIRNLRIRATSAGQEVRRLSGGNQQKVVLARAISVAPRIFLLDEPTRGVDVGAKVEVYTLIGELAARGAAVVIVSSDMLELLGLCDRIGVLRAGRLAGEVERPQFSQDRIMSLAAVG, from the coding sequence GTGCCGCGTATTCTCGACATGGCGAACGTCTCGAAGGCGTTCCTCGGTGTCACCGTTCTCTCTGACGTCTCGCTCTCGCTCGACGAGGGCGAGGTTCTGGGCATCGTCGGCGAGAACGGTGCCGGCAAGTCGACGCTGATGAAGGTCCTGGCCGGCATCTACCAGCCGGACCAGGGCACCATCCGGCTCGGCACCGCCGCGTTCTCGCCGCAGAACCCGCGCCAGGCCCTGGAGGCGGGCATCATCGTCGTCCACCAGGAACTGAGCCTCTTCCCGGACCAGAGCGTGGCGGAGAACATCTTCGCCGGCACGCTGCCCCGCACCGGCCTCGGCACGGTGCGGTCCGGCGCGCTGATGCAGCAGGCCCGCGCCGTGCTCGCGCAGGTCGGCCTCGACATCCCGCCCTCCGCCAAGATCCGCTCGCTGTCCCTCGCCCAGCGCCAGCTCGTCGAGATCGGCCGCGCCTTGTCGCGCAAGGCCCGCGTCATCGTCATGGACGAGCCGACGGCGACGCTGACCAGCCATGAGGTGGAAAGCCTCTTCGGCACCGTCGCCAAGCTGAAGGCGCAGGGCGTCGGCATCATCTTCATCAGCCATCACCTCGACGAGGTGTTCAAGGTCTCCGACCGCATCGCCGTGATGCGCGACGGGCGCTGCGTCGACACGCGCGCGACGCCCCAATGGACCGAGGAGACCATGGTGCAGGCCATGGTCAACCGGCCAATCGACAGCTTCTTTCCCAAGCAGGACATTACGCTCGGCCCGTCCCTCCTGGACGTGGAAGGGCTTTCGAGCGCCGGCCATTTCGACGGGGTCAGCTTCACCGTGCGCGCCGGCGAGATCTACGGCCTCGCCGGCCTGGTCGGCGCCGGCCGGACCGAAGTGCTGAAGGCGCTGTTCGGGGCGTTGCCGATCTCCGCCGGCCGCATCCGGGTCGCGGGCGAGGCCTATCGGCCGCATTCGCCGCGCCGCTCGCTGCGCAGCGGCATCGTGCTCACGCCGGAAGACCGCAAGCTCGAAGGCCTGGTGCTGGCGTTCTCCATCCGCCAGAACATCGCCATGTCCACCCTTAATGCGCTGTCCTGGCTCGGCATCATGTCCGCGCGCAAGGTGCAGAGACTGGCGGAGACCTCGATCCGCAACCTGCGCATCCGGGCGACATCGGCGGGCCAGGAGGTCCGGCGCCTGTCCGGCGGCAACCAGCAGAAGGTGGTGCTGGCGCGGGCGATCAGTGTGGCACCGCGCATCTTCCTGCTCGACGAGCCGACCCGCGGCGTCGACGTCGGCGCCAAGGTCGAGGTCTACACGCTGATCGGCGAACTCGCCGCCCGCGGTGCGGCCGTCGTCATCGTCTCCTCGGACATGCTCGAGCTTCTCGGCCTGTGCGACCGCATCGGCGTGCTGCGCGCCGGGCGGCTGGCAGGGGAAGTCGAGCGCCCTCAATTCAGCCAGGACCGCATCATGTCCCTGGCCGCGGTCGGATAA
- a CDS encoding sugar ABC transporter substrate-binding protein → MNRREFMLAGASVVAASTLGGRLAFAQGKPLKIGYNVATLANPFFQGMTKGVVDAVKKYPGMTLLNTNANGDANTQSTMVVDLINQGVDALILNPINANSIVPVVQQAEKKKIPVFTLDRGAACGDCQTNFLETDNVALGREGAQYIAAQLKKRYGKVQGNVVNLVGLLGTTAGDDRDKGFMDEFKKISAEAPDLKLVARQEAQFDQEKAFNLMSQIMAANPQIDAVFNGNDDNAVGALRAVRQASRNMPIDDPKHIIIIGIDGTEQALTAIRKGDMDATLSQNPLTMAAQAVDYVNAYFNGDKSKIPAHQFWPHILLTKANIDSAEVKSYGLWADDVTKG, encoded by the coding sequence ATGAATCGTCGCGAGTTCATGCTGGCCGGTGCGTCGGTCGTCGCCGCCTCGACCCTCGGCGGGCGGCTGGCGTTCGCACAGGGCAAGCCGCTGAAGATCGGCTACAATGTCGCCACCCTCGCCAATCCCTTCTTCCAGGGCATGACGAAGGGCGTGGTCGACGCCGTGAAGAAATATCCCGGCATGACGCTGCTCAACACCAACGCCAATGGCGACGCCAACACCCAGTCGACCATGGTGGTCGACCTGATCAACCAGGGCGTCGATGCGCTGATCCTCAACCCGATCAACGCCAACTCCATCGTGCCGGTGGTGCAGCAGGCCGAGAAGAAGAAGATCCCGGTGTTCACGCTCGACCGCGGCGCCGCCTGCGGCGACTGCCAGACCAACTTCCTGGAGACCGACAACGTCGCGCTCGGCCGCGAAGGCGCGCAATACATCGCCGCCCAGCTCAAGAAACGCTACGGCAAGGTGCAGGGCAACGTCGTCAACCTCGTCGGCCTGCTCGGCACGACGGCCGGCGACGATCGCGACAAGGGCTTCATGGACGAGTTCAAGAAGATCTCGGCCGAGGCGCCCGACCTGAAGCTGGTCGCCCGGCAGGAAGCCCAGTTCGACCAGGAGAAGGCCTTCAACCTGATGAGCCAGATCATGGCCGCCAACCCGCAGATCGACGCGGTGTTCAACGGCAATGACGACAACGCCGTGGGTGCGCTGCGCGCCGTCAGGCAGGCGAGCCGCAACATGCCCATCGACGATCCCAAGCACATCATCATCATCGGCATCGACGGCACCGAGCAGGCGCTGACGGCGATCCGCAAGGGCGACATGGACGCCACCCTCTCGCAGAACCCGCTGACGATGGCGGCGCAGGCGGTGGACTATGTCAACGCCTACTTCAACGGCGACAAGTCCAAGATCCCGGCCCATCAGTTCTGGCCGCACATCCTGCTGACCAAGGCGAATATCGACAGCGCCGAGGTGAAATCCTACGGCCTGTGGGCCGACGACGTCACCAAGGGCTGA
- a CDS encoding cytochrome b, whose product MTTLSPRRRWSPAGQALHWLSAALILFMLGLGLVMVEFVEDPGRRFELYQLHKTCGAFVFLLLALRTAWRLFAVAPSPPATMPGHERLLSRTVHVVLYLMILAITLSGYVMISSSPLPLPVELPGGLAVPNLIAPDYGLSETMKTLHHRLAWVLLGLVALHVLAALKHHFWDRDDVLRQMLPLVRARREGRSPVDRPPGGGLPAAERGDR is encoded by the coding sequence ATGACCACCCTTTCGCCGCGCCGGCGCTGGAGCCCGGCCGGGCAGGCGCTGCACTGGCTGTCGGCGGCGCTGATCCTGTTCATGCTCGGCCTCGGGCTCGTCATGGTCGAGTTCGTCGAGGATCCGGGCCGGCGCTTCGAGCTCTACCAGCTGCACAAGACCTGCGGCGCGTTCGTCTTCCTGCTCCTCGCGCTGCGGACGGCGTGGCGGCTCTTCGCCGTCGCGCCGTCGCCGCCCGCGACGATGCCGGGGCATGAGCGCCTCCTCAGCCGGACGGTCCATGTCGTGCTCTATCTGATGATCTTGGCGATCACCCTTTCGGGCTATGTGATGATCTCGTCCTCACCCCTGCCGCTGCCGGTCGAACTGCCGGGCGGCCTCGCCGTGCCGAACCTGATCGCGCCGGATTATGGCCTGTCGGAGACGATGAAGACCCTGCATCACCGCCTCGCCTGGGTGCTGCTGGGGCTGGTGGCGCTGCATGTCCTCGCGGCCCTGAAGCACCATTTCTGGGACCGCGACGACGTCCTTCGGCAGATGCTGCCGCTCGTGCGGGCTCGCAGGGAGGGTCGATCACCGGTCGACCGGCCTCCCGGCGGCGGGCTCCCCGCTGCCGAGAGGGGCGATCGGTGA
- a CDS encoding GAF domain-containing sensor histidine kinase: MASVSPILVDRLLAISRALAGHIDPGAAFRATAAEIGSLLPHDHIDVAVLLHDGASHACYEAGFHTSWSALGRDPLPAERSPVRMVLKGEVPYLIAGDALSDGRFHFDGALDEPIFAAELRSRIIVPMRARGEIVGTLNISRHAADCYGIEDVGTAQQCADFIAPYIFALIQAEEARRAMLAESEARNREELLRVGASQLTEGMERERRRIGMDLHDQTLADLARVVRQVSALRSQGVARAAQLADLEREVVGCLAELRHIVDDMRPGVLELFGLREAVEAHLNRSVSRANPPIAVHIADRSDGAADTLPDTMRTAVYRIVQEAINNAARHAMASRIDVRIERDAEELRIAVTDDGCGCGPVGPETFGGIGHMRTRAALIGARLHIGRAGRKGGTKVEVGLKLGRPAGGG; the protein is encoded by the coding sequence ATGGCGAGCGTCTCGCCCATACTGGTCGACCGCCTGCTGGCGATCTCGCGGGCGCTGGCCGGGCATATCGATCCCGGCGCGGCGTTCCGGGCGACGGCCGCCGAAATCGGGAGCCTGCTGCCGCACGACCACATCGACGTGGCGGTGCTGCTGCATGACGGCGCCAGCCATGCCTGCTACGAGGCGGGCTTCCATACGAGCTGGAGCGCGCTCGGCCGGGATCCCCTCCCGGCCGAGCGCAGCCCGGTGCGCATGGTTCTCAAGGGCGAGGTGCCCTATCTGATCGCCGGCGACGCGTTGTCGGACGGACGCTTCCATTTCGACGGCGCGCTGGACGAGCCGATCTTCGCGGCCGAATTGCGCAGCCGCATCATCGTGCCGATGCGCGCGCGGGGCGAGATCGTCGGCACCCTCAACATCAGCCGGCATGCGGCCGACTGCTACGGCATCGAGGACGTCGGCACCGCCCAGCAATGCGCCGACTTCATTGCCCCCTATATCTTCGCCCTGATCCAGGCCGAGGAGGCGCGCCGCGCCATGCTCGCCGAAAGCGAGGCGCGCAACCGCGAGGAATTGCTGCGGGTCGGCGCCTCCCAGCTGACCGAAGGCATGGAGCGGGAGCGGCGGCGGATCGGCATGGACCTGCACGACCAGACGCTGGCGGACCTCGCCCGCGTCGTGCGCCAGGTGTCGGCCCTGCGCAGCCAGGGCGTGGCCCGGGCGGCGCAACTCGCCGACCTCGAGCGCGAGGTCGTCGGCTGCCTCGCCGAGCTGCGCCACATCGTCGACGACATGCGGCCCGGCGTCCTCGAGCTGTTCGGCCTGCGCGAGGCCGTCGAGGCGCATCTCAACCGCAGCGTCAGCCGCGCCAACCCGCCGATAGCGGTCCATATCGCCGACAGGAGCGATGGCGCCGCCGACACCCTGCCCGACACCATGCGCACGGCGGTCTACCGCATCGTGCAGGAGGCGATCAACAATGCCGCCCGGCATGCGATGGCGAGCCGCATCGACGTCCGCATCGAGAGGGACGCGGAGGAACTGCGCATCGCGGTCACCGACGATGGCTGCGGCTGCGGCCCCGTCGGGCCGGAGACGTTCGGCGGCATCGGCCATATGCGCACGCGGGCGGCGCTGATCGGCGCGCGCCTGCATATCGGCCGTGCCGGCCGCAAGGGCGGCACGAAAGTGGAGGTCGGCCTCAAGCTCGGCCGCCCCGCCGGGGGAGGCTAG
- a CDS encoding cupin domain-containing protein, translating into MSEESTTPERPAVCTVLRASAPFVGKQGFSYAPAISAETTGAAAIHMQLLTIPPGGRAKAHKHEAHETAIYVISGEAAMHYGERLEQHLVSRAGDFVYIPANVPHLPYNLSSTEPCVAVISRTDPNEQESVVLLPELDAIHV; encoded by the coding sequence ATGTCGGAAGAAAGCACGACGCCGGAACGCCCGGCGGTCTGCACGGTTTTGCGGGCGAGCGCGCCGTTCGTCGGCAAGCAGGGCTTTTCCTATGCGCCCGCGATCTCGGCGGAGACGACGGGGGCTGCCGCCATCCACATGCAGCTGCTCACCATCCCGCCCGGCGGCCGCGCCAAGGCCCACAAGCACGAGGCCCACGAAACCGCGATCTATGTGATCAGCGGCGAGGCCGCGATGCATTACGGCGAGAGGCTGGAGCAGCACCTCGTCTCGCGCGCCGGCGACTTCGTCTACATTCCCGCCAACGTGCCGCATCTGCCCTACAATCTGAGCAGCACGGAACCCTGCGTCGCCGTGATCTCGCGCACCGATCCCAACGAGCAGGAGAGCGTCGTCCTCCTGCCGGAACTCGACGCGATTCACGTGTGA
- a CDS encoding SMP-30/gluconolactonase/LRE family protein, which translates to MRDPRFADIVGDAGLETLAGGFGFTEGPVWHPYEKWLVFSDIPNSRMHRRLPSGEIEVFRDPSHKANGNTLDRRGRLLSCEHATSRVTRAEPDGTVTVLASHYGGKALNSPNDIVVATGGAVYFTDPTYGRQPFFGVPREAELAFRGVYRIDVDGAEPTLLAGDFAQPNGLCFSLDESRLFVNDTERRHIRVFSLSASGELTGGAVWATTEGEAPGAPDGMKIDSCGNLYCSGPGGIHVFDPSGDGLGVISTPEPCANFTFGDEDLRGLYLTASTSLYRLRVRVPGLRLF; encoded by the coding sequence ATGCGCGATCCGCGTTTCGCCGATATCGTCGGCGACGCCGGGCTGGAAACGCTCGCGGGCGGCTTCGGCTTCACCGAGGGCCCCGTCTGGCACCCCTATGAGAAATGGCTCGTCTTCAGCGACATCCCCAACAGCCGCATGCATCGGCGGCTGCCTTCGGGCGAGATCGAGGTCTTCCGCGACCCGAGCCACAAGGCGAACGGCAACACGCTCGACCGCCGGGGACGGCTGTTGAGCTGCGAGCATGCGACCAGCCGCGTCACCCGCGCCGAGCCGGACGGCACCGTCACGGTGCTCGCCAGCCACTATGGCGGCAAGGCGCTCAACAGCCCCAACGACATCGTCGTGGCGACGGGCGGGGCTGTCTATTTCACCGACCCGACCTATGGGCGCCAGCCCTTCTTCGGCGTGCCCAGGGAGGCGGAGCTGGCCTTCCGCGGGGTCTACAGGATCGACGTCGACGGGGCAGAGCCGACGCTGCTGGCGGGCGACTTCGCCCAGCCCAACGGGCTGTGCTTCTCGCTCGACGAATCGCGCCTGTTCGTCAACGACACCGAGCGGCGGCACATCCGCGTCTTCAGCCTGTCCGCGTCCGGGGAGCTCACCGGCGGCGCCGTCTGGGCGACGACCGAAGGCGAGGCGCCCGGCGCGCCGGACGGCATGAAGATCGACAGCTGCGGCAATCTCTATTGCAGCGGGCCGGGCGGGATCCATGTCTTCGATCCCTCGGGCGACGGGCTCGGCGTCATCTCGACGCCGGAACCCTGTGCCAACTTCACCTTCGGCGACGAGGACCTGCGCGGTCTCTATTTGACCGCGTCGACCTCGCTGTACCGGCTCAGGGTGCGCGTGCCCGGGCTGAGGCTCTTCTGA
- a CDS encoding dihydroxyacetone kinase subunit L: MASDAPASNETAIFTSADLAAALKRIAGRAQGDAAELNAADGALGDGDLGITVSRGFAEAAAAQLPEDVGLAFMECAKAMQRVSSSSYGTLLATAFLATAKACKGRASIEAREIPELALGALAAMMARGKGNLGDKTVLDVLKAVADATADASPAELYPRSLEAARATLETFKGRPNKLGRARMFGEGSIGLYDPGQLAMVRIIEALGPA; the protein is encoded by the coding sequence ATGGCCTCCGACGCGCCCGCCTCGAACGAAACGGCGATTTTCACCTCCGCCGACCTCGCCGCCGCGCTGAAGCGCATCGCCGGCCGGGCGCAGGGCGACGCCGCCGAGCTGAACGCCGCCGACGGGGCTCTCGGCGATGGCGACCTCGGCATCACCGTGTCGCGCGGCTTCGCCGAGGCCGCGGCGGCGCAGCTTCCCGAGGATGTCGGCCTCGCCTTCATGGAATGCGCCAAGGCGATGCAGCGCGTCTCCTCCTCGTCCTACGGCACGCTGCTGGCGACCGCCTTCCTCGCCACGGCCAAGGCCTGCAAGGGGCGCGCCTCGATCGAGGCGCGGGAGATCCCGGAGTTGGCGCTCGGCGCACTGGCGGCGATGATGGCGCGCGGCAAGGGCAATCTCGGCGACAAGACCGTGCTCGACGTCCTCAAGGCCGTCGCCGACGCCACGGCGGACGCGTCGCCGGCCGAGCTCTACCCGCGCAGCCTCGAAGCGGCGCGCGCTACTCTCGAGACCTTCAAGGGCCGGCCGAACAAGCTCGGCCGCGCCCGCATGTTCGGCGAGGGCAGCATCGGCCTCTACGACCCCGGCCAGCTTGCGATGGTACGGATCATCGAGGCGCTCGGCCCGGCGTGA
- a CDS encoding tautomerase family protein encodes MPFVNIRILKGHSQQRKDEIARRVTEAVSEIAELPKEAVWVVFEDVEAPDWYVGGKTAAKPKE; translated from the coding sequence ATGCCTTTCGTCAATATCCGCATTCTCAAGGGCCACTCGCAGCAGCGCAAGGACGAGATCGCGCGCCGCGTCACCGAGGCGGTCAGCGAGATCGCCGAACTGCCCAAGGAGGCGGTGTGGGTGGTGTTCGAGGATGTCGAGGCGCCGGACTGGTATGTCGGCGGCAAGACCGCCGCCAAGCCCAAGGAATGA